A single genomic interval of Nonomuraea rubra harbors:
- a CDS encoding VWA domain-containing protein, with product MSAADERMRRWRLVLGGGQADGTGFGLEGVDARMDAALAAVYDQGGQGGDDGGDRRQGGLGASAPRVARWLGDIRTYFPSTVVQVMQKDAIEKLNLTRLLLEPEMLEAVEPDVHLAGTLLALNKVMPDQARESARALVRRVVEELERRLAQKTRAAVSGALDRSARTHRPRRVADIDWDRTIRANLKNYLPDRNTVVPSRLVGYARRQRSVQREVVLCVDQSGSMAASVVYSSVFGAVLASMRSLRTSLVVFDTAVVDLTDQLHDPVEVLFGTQLGGGTDINRAVAYCQGLITRPANSIFILISDLYEGGIRQEMLRRVAAMTQAGVQVIVLLALSDEGAPFYDHENAAALAAMGVPAFACTPDAFPGLMAAAIERRDIAQWAERHQTT from the coding sequence ATGAGCGCGGCGGACGAGCGGATGCGGCGGTGGCGGCTGGTGCTCGGGGGCGGGCAGGCCGACGGCACCGGGTTCGGGCTGGAAGGCGTGGACGCGCGGATGGACGCCGCCCTGGCCGCCGTCTACGACCAGGGCGGCCAGGGCGGCGACGACGGCGGCGACCGCAGGCAGGGCGGCCTCGGGGCGTCGGCGCCCCGGGTGGCCAGGTGGCTGGGCGACATCCGGACGTACTTCCCGTCCACGGTCGTCCAGGTCATGCAGAAGGACGCGATCGAGAAGCTGAACCTCACCAGGCTCCTCCTGGAGCCCGAGATGCTTGAGGCGGTGGAGCCGGACGTGCACCTGGCCGGCACCCTGCTCGCGCTCAACAAGGTGATGCCCGACCAGGCCCGCGAGTCGGCCAGGGCGCTGGTGCGGCGGGTGGTGGAGGAGCTGGAGCGCAGGCTGGCGCAGAAGACCAGGGCCGCCGTGTCCGGGGCGCTGGACCGCTCGGCCAGGACGCACCGGCCCAGGCGGGTGGCCGACATCGACTGGGACCGCACGATCAGGGCGAACCTGAAGAACTACCTGCCCGACAGGAACACCGTGGTCCCGTCCCGGCTGGTGGGCTACGCGCGCAGGCAGCGGTCGGTGCAGCGGGAGGTGGTGCTGTGCGTCGACCAGAGCGGGTCGATGGCGGCCTCGGTGGTGTATTCGAGCGTGTTCGGGGCGGTCCTGGCGTCGATGCGGTCGCTCAGGACGTCGCTCGTCGTGTTCGACACGGCGGTGGTGGATCTCACCGATCAGCTGCACGACCCGGTGGAGGTGCTGTTCGGCACCCAGCTCGGCGGCGGCACCGACATCAACCGCGCCGTCGCCTACTGCCAGGGCCTCATCACCCGGCCGGCGAACTCGATCTTCATCCTGATCAGTGACCTCTACGAGGGCGGGATCAGGCAGGAGATGCTGCGCAGGGTGGCGGCGATGACACAGGCGGGGGTGCAGGTGATCGTGCTGCTCGCGCTGTCCGACGAGGGAGCGCCGTTCTACGACCACGAGAACGCCGCCGCGCTGGCGGCGATGGGCGTGCCCGCGTTCGCGTGCACGCCCGACGCCTTCCCCGGCCTGATGGCCGCCGCGATCGAGCGCCGCGACATCGCCCAGTGGGCCGAGCGGCACCAGACGACCTGA
- a CDS encoding DHA2 family efflux MFS transporter permease subunit, whose amino-acid sequence MTVTASGATTEAPPYRWRWVALFVILAAEVMDLLDALVTAIAAPTIQEELGGSESLVQWLGASYTLAMAVGLITGGRLGDLFGKKRMFVIGAAGFTVASLLCGIAVSPEMLVAGRAVQGLFGAVMLPQGLGLIREMFPPQEMGKAFGMFGPVMTISSVGGPVLAGWLVDADFFGTGWRMIFLINLPIGLAAVLAALRFLPEFRLSNATRLDLPGVALVSIAAFLLIFPLIQGREAGWPAWTFVSMAASALMFVLFGRYESRRARSGRDPLVTPSLFRKRGFVGGLVAGLAFFSGMTGFGVVFSFYTQAGLGFTPLQAGLTALPQAVGGVAGFALAMAGLQEKLGRGLMQIGTVVMAAGAAVLALTIHLAGIDVGAWQLAPGLALVGVGMGLTMAPFFDIVLAGVEPHETGSASGTLTGVQQLGGALGTAVLGTLFFGLLADQWEFGASMEVTVWVEVGLLLLTFALSYLLPRRARPEQQPHGA is encoded by the coding sequence ATGACAGTCACCGCCTCCGGTGCGACCACCGAGGCCCCGCCCTACCGCTGGCGCTGGGTCGCCCTGTTCGTGATCCTGGCCGCCGAGGTCATGGACCTGCTCGACGCGCTCGTCACCGCGATCGCCGCCCCCACGATCCAGGAGGAGCTCGGCGGCTCCGAGAGCCTCGTGCAGTGGCTCGGCGCGAGCTACACCCTGGCCATGGCCGTCGGCCTGATCACCGGCGGGCGGCTCGGCGACCTGTTCGGCAAGAAGCGCATGTTCGTGATCGGCGCCGCCGGCTTCACCGTCGCCTCACTCCTGTGCGGCATCGCCGTCAGCCCCGAGATGCTCGTCGCGGGCCGGGCGGTGCAGGGCCTGTTCGGGGCCGTGATGCTGCCGCAGGGGCTGGGGCTGATCAGGGAGATGTTCCCGCCACAGGAGATGGGCAAGGCGTTCGGCATGTTCGGGCCGGTCATGACCATCTCCTCCGTCGGCGGGCCCGTGCTGGCGGGCTGGCTGGTGGACGCCGACTTCTTCGGCACCGGCTGGCGCATGATCTTCCTGATCAACCTGCCCATCGGGCTGGCCGCCGTCCTGGCCGCGCTGCGCTTCCTGCCCGAGTTCCGCCTCTCCAACGCCACGCGGCTCGACCTGCCAGGCGTCGCACTCGTCTCGATCGCCGCGTTCCTGCTGATCTTCCCACTCATCCAGGGCCGCGAGGCGGGCTGGCCGGCCTGGACGTTCGTCTCGATGGCGGCCTCCGCCCTCATGTTCGTCCTCTTCGGCCGGTACGAGTCGCGCCGCGCCAGGTCCGGCCGGGATCCGCTGGTCACGCCCTCCCTGTTCCGCAAGCGGGGCTTCGTCGGCGGCCTCGTCGCCGGCCTGGCCTTCTTCTCCGGCATGACCGGCTTCGGCGTCGTGTTCAGCTTCTACACCCAGGCCGGCCTCGGGTTCACGCCGCTCCAGGCGGGACTGACCGCGCTCCCGCAGGCCGTCGGCGGCGTCGCCGGCTTCGCCCTGGCGATGGCCGGGCTGCAGGAGAAGCTGGGCCGCGGGCTCATGCAGATCGGCACCGTCGTGATGGCGGCCGGGGCGGCGGTCCTCGCCCTGACCATCCACCTGGCCGGGATCGACGTCGGCGCCTGGCAGCTCGCTCCGGGGCTGGCCCTGGTCGGCGTCGGGATGGGGCTGACCATGGCGCCGTTCTTCGACATCGTGCTGGCCGGGGTCGAGCCGCACGAGACCGGCTCCGCCTCCGGCACGCTGACCGGGGTGCAGCAGCTCGGCGGCGCCCTCGGCACGGCCGTGCTCGGCACGCTCTTCTTCGGCCTGCTCGCCGATCAGTGGGAGTTCGGGGCGTCGATGGAGGTCACCGTGTGGGTCGAGGTCGGGCTGCTGCTGCTGACGTTCGCCCTGTCGTACCTGCTGCCGCGCCGCGCCCGCCCGGAGCAGCAGCCGCACGGCGCGTGA
- a CDS encoding TetR/AcrR family transcriptional regulator, with the protein MSKDSRDVPAPPWRKPRRPAQVKRQLNQELIVETGLAILDAEGFDALSMRRVAQELETGPASLYAHVSGKEELLELIYDRVCAEIRLPEPDPSRWKEQLREYALEVHRVFGEHADVARAALASIPTGEHSLRTGEFTYGLLIEAGMSPREASLAMDRLTLYLVGDAYEASVHWARMRAAGMRDPREYFEAFIRQITTYYRALPRERFPHLYDHVDDLTADGGEARFEYGLELLLDGIEARMPRT; encoded by the coding sequence ATGAGCAAGGACTCCCGTGACGTGCCCGCGCCCCCGTGGCGCAAGCCGCGCCGCCCGGCGCAGGTCAAGCGGCAGCTCAACCAGGAGCTGATCGTCGAGACCGGGCTGGCCATCCTCGACGCCGAGGGCTTCGACGCGCTGAGCATGAGACGGGTGGCCCAGGAGCTCGAAACCGGCCCCGCCTCGCTGTACGCGCACGTGTCCGGCAAGGAGGAGCTGCTCGAACTCATCTACGACCGCGTGTGCGCCGAGATCCGGCTGCCGGAGCCCGACCCGTCCCGCTGGAAGGAGCAGCTGCGGGAGTACGCCCTGGAGGTGCACCGCGTGTTCGGCGAGCACGCCGACGTGGCCAGGGCCGCCCTGGCGAGCATCCCGACGGGGGAGCACTCCCTGCGTACGGGCGAGTTCACGTACGGGCTGCTGATCGAGGCGGGCATGTCGCCGAGGGAGGCGTCCCTGGCGATGGACCGGCTGACGCTCTACCTCGTCGGCGACGCCTACGAGGCGTCGGTGCACTGGGCGCGGATGCGCGCGGCCGGGATGCGGGACCCGCGGGAGTACTTCGAGGCGTTCATCAGGCAGATCACCACCTACTACCGGGCGCTGCCGCGGGAACGGTTCCCGCACCTGTACGACCACGTGGACGACCTGACCGCCGACGGCGGTGAAGCCCGCTTCGAGTACGGGCTGGAGCTGCTGCTCGACGGCATCGAGGCCCGCATGCCCAGGACCTGA
- a CDS encoding MFS transporter encodes MTTTVESPVGTPAGVLSPQYRALSIGLVALVTLQAFEAMAVATAMPVVARELDGMSLYNLAFSATLAASVIATVLGGRWSDVRGPLRPIGAGVVTFVAGLLLAGLAPTMELFVAGRFVQGLGTGLTQVALYVLVARAYPPEMHPRVFAAFSAAWVVPSMIGPAIAGFIAESLDWRWIFLGVTVIVVPSALLLWRGMSGRAVHEAVAAPAPGLGRKLVYATLTAVAAALIQYGSALKLAGLPLLAAGIVLLAVSLPKLLLPGSLRAARGLPTGPLLRGLAFGSYTAAEVLIPLMLKYERGLSVTAAGIVLTIGALGWSTGSWLKGRGLIGNMAALRGGALLIAAGISLVTLVLIDPLPLVLAHVGMAAVGLGIGVLHPTVSVLVLEMSKEGEEGNNSAAVGVGESVFTVVAVAVSGALFTAAAQNYAVGLVFTIGLALLGAVLAPRFVHPRAAGTMEGTAS; translated from the coding sequence ATGACAACGACTGTTGAAAGCCCTGTGGGGACCCCGGCGGGCGTGCTCTCGCCGCAGTACCGCGCGCTCAGCATCGGGCTGGTCGCGCTGGTCACGTTGCAGGCCTTCGAGGCCATGGCGGTGGCCACGGCCATGCCCGTGGTGGCCCGCGAGCTCGACGGCATGTCCCTGTACAACCTGGCCTTCAGCGCCACCCTCGCGGCCAGCGTGATCGCGACGGTGCTGGGCGGACGGTGGAGCGACGTGCGGGGGCCGCTGCGGCCCATCGGCGCCGGCGTGGTGACGTTCGTGGCGGGGCTGCTGCTGGCCGGGCTCGCGCCGACGATGGAGCTGTTCGTCGCGGGCCGGTTCGTGCAGGGGCTCGGGACCGGATTGACGCAGGTGGCGCTGTACGTGCTGGTGGCCAGGGCGTACCCGCCTGAGATGCATCCCCGGGTGTTCGCCGCGTTCTCGGCGGCCTGGGTGGTGCCCTCCATGATCGGCCCGGCCATCGCCGGGTTCATCGCGGAGAGCCTGGACTGGCGGTGGATCTTCCTCGGTGTCACGGTGATCGTCGTCCCGTCGGCGCTGCTGCTCTGGCGCGGGATGTCCGGCAGGGCCGTGCACGAGGCCGTCGCCGCACCCGCCCCCGGCCTCGGCCGCAAGCTCGTCTACGCCACCCTGACCGCCGTCGCCGCCGCCCTCATCCAGTACGGCAGCGCGCTCAAGCTCGCCGGCCTGCCCCTGCTCGCCGCCGGCATCGTCCTGCTGGCCGTGTCGCTGCCCAAGCTGCTGCTGCCGGGCTCGCTGCGGGCCGCCCGCGGCCTGCCGACCGGGCCGCTGCTGCGCGGGCTGGCGTTCGGCTCGTACACGGCGGCCGAGGTGCTCATCCCCCTCATGCTCAAGTACGAGCGCGGCCTGAGCGTCACCGCGGCCGGCATCGTGCTCACCATCGGAGCCCTCGGCTGGTCCACCGGCTCCTGGCTCAAGGGCCGCGGCCTGATCGGCAACATGGCCGCCCTGCGCGGCGGCGCGTTGCTGATCGCGGCCGGCATCTCGCTGGTGACGCTCGTCCTCATCGACCCGCTGCCGCTCGTTCTCGCGCACGTGGGCATGGCCGCCGTCGGCCTCGGCATCGGCGTGCTGCACCCGACCGTGTCGGTGCTGGTACTGGAGATGTCGAAGGAGGGCGAGGAGGGCAACAACAGCGCGGCCGTGGGCGTGGGCGAGTCGGTGTTCACCGTGGTGGCCGTGGCGGTCAGCGGCGCCCTGTTCACCGCCGCCGCGCAGAACTACGCGGTCGGTCTCGTCTTCACCATCGGGCTCGCGCTTCTCGGCGCCGTGCTGGCCCCACGTTTCGTTCACCCCCGGGCAGCGGGCACTATGGAGGGAACCGCGTCATAA
- a CDS encoding enolase C-terminal domain-like protein: MPRVRELEVFRLVLPYGRRTETLLVKLTDHGGMTGWGEATAPAAKTWSRLEESLAALLVGVDWEHPDTVAGGDSAVDMACWDLWTRMRGVPLAEAIGGTRTSLMATVRLAPDPSVESLVSRVNQQVCAGYGHVTLDVRPGWDVEPVRAVRQAYPALTLAVDCGNAYTDLGQLVALDSYGLEVIERPFATSDVHAHASLQDEVTASVAVEAASPAELDDYLTLRAARVLLLRPAAFSSLSEVRRAHDKAAAAGWDIQCTGGQGAGLARAATVAVASLPGCTLPCDVTQPPRQNQIVTPIVGANAGVIAVPLTQSGLGHDIDEARVRRLAKESFRA; this comes from the coding sequence ATGCCGCGAGTGCGGGAGCTCGAGGTCTTCCGGCTGGTCCTGCCGTACGGCAGGCGCACGGAGACCCTGCTCGTGAAGCTCACCGACCACGGGGGCATGACCGGATGGGGCGAGGCGACCGCCCCTGCGGCGAAGACCTGGTCGAGGCTGGAGGAGTCGCTGGCGGCGCTGCTGGTCGGGGTCGACTGGGAACATCCGGACACGGTGGCCGGCGGCGACTCCGCCGTGGACATGGCGTGCTGGGACCTGTGGACCAGGATGCGCGGGGTGCCGCTCGCCGAGGCGATCGGCGGCACCCGCACCTCGCTCATGGCCACCGTCCGGCTGGCGCCCGACCCGTCCGTCGAGAGCCTGGTGTCCCGGGTCAACCAGCAGGTCTGCGCCGGGTACGGGCACGTCACGCTGGACGTCAGGCCCGGCTGGGACGTCGAGCCCGTACGCGCCGTGCGGCAGGCGTACCCCGCGCTGACCCTGGCGGTCGACTGCGGCAACGCCTACACCGACCTCGGCCAGCTCGTCGCGCTCGACTCCTACGGCCTGGAGGTCATCGAGCGGCCCTTCGCCACCTCCGACGTGCACGCCCACGCCTCGCTCCAGGACGAGGTGACCGCCTCGGTGGCGGTCGAGGCGGCCTCGCCGGCCGAGCTGGACGACTACCTGACGCTCCGGGCGGCCCGGGTCCTGCTGCTGCGGCCGGCGGCGTTCTCCTCGCTGTCGGAGGTCAGGCGCGCCCACGACAAGGCCGCGGCGGCGGGCTGGGACATCCAGTGCACCGGCGGCCAGGGCGCGGGCCTGGCCAGGGCGGCCACCGTGGCGGTGGCCAGCCTGCCGGGCTGCACGCTGCCGTGCGACGTCACGCAGCCGCCCCGCCAGAACCAGATCGTCACCCCGATCGTCGGCGCGAACGCGGGGGTCATCGCGGTGCCGCTGACCCAGTCGGGGCTCGGGCACGACATCGACGAGGCGCGGGTGCGGCGCCTGGCCAAGGAGTCGTTTCGCGCGTGA
- a CDS encoding ankyrin repeat domain-containing protein, which yields MSDDELRSAAMTGQAGEVRRLLEAAGGPDAGGPDAGGPDAGGPDTAATDTAATDMAGALYQAAVQGHAGIVRMLLEAGADPDRETGDESEGLPLCAAACWGHLGAVNALLDAGADPDRREDPGAMTALHWAAANDRLAVARALLARGAGPDLRDSAGNTPLSRAAERGATAMVRALLDHGATPAAHHLDLARRHAGHDIEAEVRARAGQYAPPGARIGVRREEAEGGGVRVVAEVRDAEGRLRSEIHLGTGHAEIVRLLEARLGGDPGMSAGA from the coding sequence ATGAGCGATGACGAGCTGCGGTCGGCGGCGATGACCGGCCAAGCCGGGGAGGTCAGGCGACTCCTGGAGGCCGCCGGCGGGCCGGATGCAGGCGGGCCGGATGCAGGCGGGCCGGATGCAGGCGGGCCGGACACGGCCGCAACGGACACGGCCGCAACGGACATGGCCGGGGCGCTCTACCAGGCGGCCGTGCAGGGGCACGCCGGCATCGTGCGGATGTTGCTGGAGGCCGGTGCCGACCCTGACCGGGAGACCGGGGACGAGAGCGAGGGCCTGCCGCTGTGCGCGGCCGCCTGCTGGGGGCACCTCGGCGCCGTCAACGCGCTGCTCGACGCCGGTGCCGACCCCGACCGGCGGGAGGACCCGGGCGCCATGACGGCCCTGCACTGGGCGGCGGCCAACGACCGGCTGGCCGTCGCACGGGCCCTGCTCGCCCGGGGCGCCGGCCCCGACCTGCGCGATTCCGCCGGCAACACCCCGCTCTCCCGTGCGGCGGAACGCGGCGCGACGGCCATGGTCAGAGCGCTGCTCGACCACGGTGCCACCCCGGCGGCACACCACCTCGACCTCGCCAGGCGCCACGCCGGCCACGACATCGAGGCCGAGGTACGCGCGCGGGCCGGGCAGTACGCGCCGCCGGGCGCGCGGATCGGCGTGCGGCGCGAGGAGGCCGAAGGGGGCGGGGTGCGCGTGGTGGCCGAGGTCCGCGACGCGGAGGGGCGGCTCCGGTCGGAGATCCACCTGGGCACCGGGCATGCCGAGATCGTGCGTCTCCTGGAGGCCCGGCTCGGCGGGGATCCCGGAATGAGCGCGGGAGCGTAA
- a CDS encoding ArsR/SmtB family transcription factor: protein MAQDDTSAHLVEVFKALANPVRLQVLQWLRDPEAHFPVETGIADPHEVGVCVSHIQAKLGLAQSTVSAYMASLERAGLVRSTRVGKWTHYQRDEERISRLVDVLGRSL, encoded by the coding sequence ATGGCTCAGGACGACACCTCCGCGCACCTCGTCGAGGTCTTCAAGGCGCTCGCCAACCCCGTGCGCCTCCAGGTGCTCCAATGGCTGCGCGACCCCGAGGCGCACTTCCCGGTGGAGACCGGCATCGCCGACCCGCACGAGGTGGGCGTCTGCGTGAGCCACATCCAGGCCAAGCTCGGCCTCGCCCAGTCCACCGTCTCCGCCTACATGGCCTCGCTGGAGCGCGCCGGCCTGGTGCGCTCCACCCGCGTGGGCAAGTGGACGCACTACCAGCGCGACGAGGAACGCATCTCGCGCCTCGTGGACGTGCTCGGCCGCTCGCTCTGA
- a CDS encoding TIGR03620 family F420-dependent LLM class oxidoreductase, whose translation MGTIEGMDLGRFGVWTFDFDGLPASAMRESVRELEELGWQAIWVPELQGREAMTHAGFLLSCTERINVVNGIAQIWSREPRWTQSAATLLADAYPGRHLLGLGFGGDRRPGVKPLQAMADYLDAMDAAADAVPAPRGRMRRLLAAYGPKMLELARDRADGAHTYHVTVRHTAQARRTLGEGPFLGVEQAVLFESDPGRARELAREHLRPYFTTPYNIAKFLRLGYTEADLDGGRGSDRLVDDLVVWGDLDTIARKLHDHLDAGADHVGIQVLEPGGSAMPHWRRLAGALL comes from the coding sequence ATGGGCACGATCGAAGGCATGGACCTGGGGCGGTTCGGGGTCTGGACGTTCGACTTCGACGGCCTGCCGGCGAGCGCGATGCGCGAGTCCGTGCGGGAGCTGGAAGAGCTGGGCTGGCAGGCGATCTGGGTGCCGGAGCTGCAGGGGCGCGAGGCCATGACGCACGCGGGGTTCCTGCTGTCCTGCACCGAGCGGATCAACGTCGTCAACGGCATCGCGCAGATCTGGTCCCGCGAGCCCCGGTGGACGCAGAGCGCGGCCACCCTCCTGGCCGACGCCTACCCCGGCCGTCACCTGCTCGGCCTGGGCTTCGGCGGCGACAGGCGGCCGGGGGTCAAGCCGTTGCAGGCGATGGCCGACTACCTGGACGCCATGGACGCGGCGGCGGACGCCGTTCCCGCGCCGCGGGGGCGGATGCGGCGGCTGCTGGCGGCGTACGGGCCGAAGATGCTGGAGCTGGCCCGCGACCGGGCCGACGGCGCGCACACCTACCACGTGACCGTGCGGCACACGGCGCAGGCGCGGCGGACGCTGGGGGAGGGGCCGTTCCTCGGCGTCGAGCAGGCGGTGCTGTTCGAGAGCGACCCCGGCAGGGCACGCGAGCTCGCCCGCGAGCACCTGCGCCCCTACTTCACCACGCCGTACAACATCGCCAAGTTCCTGCGCCTCGGCTACACCGAGGCGGACCTCGACGGCGGCCGCGGCAGCGACCGGCTGGTCGACGACCTCGTGGTCTGGGGCGACCTCGACACGATCGCCCGCAAGCTGCACGACCACCTCGACGCGGGCGCGGACCACGTCGGGATCCAGGTGCTGGAGCCGGGCGGGTCCGCCATGCCGCACTGGCGCCGGCTCGCCGGAGCACTTCTGTGA
- a CDS encoding LCP family protein, with translation MRQAKEPLSAGAVLGWLVLAALAPGAAHLRAGRRRTGLVLISLYAVLLLALLAFVLTNDLGDLAGSATRDSSLAAIVFGSIALGLAWFALIVHSFVVLQPGRLAQSGQILTGTVAGLLAVVVVIPFGYTAQFAQTSREAIDNIFNAPENEGEPPAPEPKPEDPWAGRDRVNILLLGGDADDNRTGVRTDSMNLASIDVKTGNTVLFSLPRNLEDVRFRPGTPMARRFPNGFDLPKDANGGASDLLNSVWEYADAHPEIFGGKQHQGPKVLMDTIGYTLGLKVDWYALVNMWGFARIIDAIGGVTITVERDVVFGKYNEGLVKAGTRKLKGADAMWYARSRTYSDDYTRMSRQRCVLGAILDQADPATVLTRFNQIARATKELIRTDIPRTWLEHLVPLALKVKDAEVTSVQFVPPLINTGYPDWEKIRDIAAKAVRDSTRTKAAVAASASPSSSSPATATPSSPASSPSSPSPSPSPKKTKRPGRETGDDPTKGLTEGCGMTSAKG, from the coding sequence GTGCGGCAGGCTAAGGAACCACTGAGCGCCGGAGCGGTCCTCGGGTGGCTGGTGCTGGCGGCACTCGCACCCGGGGCCGCTCATCTGCGTGCCGGCCGCCGCAGGACAGGCCTCGTCCTCATCTCCCTCTACGCCGTCCTCTTGCTCGCCCTGCTCGCGTTCGTCCTCACCAACGACCTCGGCGACCTCGCCGGCTCGGCCACCAGGGACTCCTCCCTCGCCGCCATCGTGTTCGGCTCGATCGCCCTCGGGCTGGCCTGGTTCGCCCTGATCGTGCACTCGTTCGTGGTGCTGCAGCCCGGCCGGCTGGCACAGTCGGGGCAGATCCTCACCGGCACCGTCGCCGGGCTGCTCGCCGTCGTGGTCGTGATCCCCTTCGGCTACACCGCCCAGTTCGCCCAGACCTCGCGCGAGGCCATCGACAACATCTTCAACGCCCCCGAGAACGAGGGCGAGCCCCCGGCCCCCGAGCCCAAGCCCGAGGACCCCTGGGCCGGCCGCGACCGCGTCAACATCCTGCTGCTCGGCGGCGACGCCGACGACAACAGGACCGGCGTCCGCACCGACAGCATGAACCTCGCCAGCATCGACGTGAAGACCGGCAACACCGTCCTGTTCAGCCTCCCCCGCAACCTCGAGGACGTGCGCTTCCGCCCGGGCACCCCGATGGCCCGCCGCTTCCCCAACGGCTTCGACCTGCCCAAGGACGCCAACGGCGGCGCCAGCGACCTGCTCAACAGCGTCTGGGAGTACGCCGACGCCCACCCCGAGATCTTCGGCGGCAAGCAGCACCAGGGCCCCAAGGTCCTCATGGACACCATCGGCTACACCCTCGGCCTCAAGGTCGACTGGTACGCCCTGGTCAACATGTGGGGCTTCGCCCGCATCATCGACGCCATCGGCGGCGTCACCATCACCGTCGAGCGGGACGTCGTCTTCGGCAAGTACAACGAGGGCCTGGTCAAGGCCGGCACCCGCAAGCTCAAGGGCGCCGACGCCATGTGGTACGCCCGCTCGCGCACCTACAGCGACGACTACACCCGCATGAGCCGCCAGCGCTGCGTGCTCGGCGCCATCCTCGACCAGGCCGACCCGGCGACCGTGCTCACCAGGTTCAACCAGATCGCCCGGGCCACCAAGGAACTGATCAGGACCGACATCCCCCGGACGTGGCTGGAGCACCTCGTGCCGCTGGCGCTGAAGGTCAAGGACGCCGAGGTCACGAGCGTGCAGTTCGTGCCGCCGCTGATCAACACCGGCTACCCCGACTGGGAGAAGATCCGCGACATCGCGGCGAAGGCGGTCCGCGACTCCACCCGTACCAAGGCGGCCGTCGCGGCCTCCGCCAGCCCGTCGTCCTCCTCCCCCGCCACGGCCACGCCCTCGTCACCGGCCTCGTCCCCGTCCTCGCCTTCGCCTTCGCCTTCGCCGAAGAAGACCAAGCGGCCCGGGAGGGAGACCGGCGACGACCCCACCAAGGGGCTCACCGAAGGGTGCGGGATGACGTCCGCCAAGGGCTGA
- a CDS encoding enoyl-CoA hydratase-related protein — protein sequence MAFTEIEYGVTDRIATVTLKRPERLNAFTFTMRGELIEAFDLADADDDVRAVVVTGAGRAFCAGADLGGGGDTFGHRQKGETVDGAPRDGGGTVALRIARSLKPVIGAVNGPAVGVGVTMTLPMDVRLASETARFGFVFARRGIVTEAASSWFLPRIVGIAQAMEWAATGRVFPASEALEGRLVSRVYPQDELLPAAYALAREIADNTSGVSVAAIRRLMWSGLSAASPWEAHAADSRLMAELGGGADAVEGVTAFLEKRQADFPMKVSQDLPPGVPSWPDDPYGV from the coding sequence ATGGCCTTCACGGAGATCGAGTACGGGGTGACCGATCGCATCGCCACCGTCACATTGAAGCGTCCCGAGCGGCTCAACGCGTTCACCTTTACGATGCGCGGGGAGTTGATCGAGGCTTTCGACCTCGCCGACGCCGATGACGACGTGCGCGCGGTGGTGGTGACCGGGGCGGGCAGGGCGTTCTGCGCCGGGGCCGACCTCGGCGGAGGGGGCGACACGTTCGGGCACCGTCAGAAGGGCGAGACGGTGGACGGGGCGCCGCGCGACGGCGGCGGCACGGTGGCGCTGCGGATCGCCCGCTCGCTCAAGCCCGTCATCGGCGCCGTCAACGGGCCGGCCGTGGGGGTGGGGGTCACGATGACGCTGCCGATGGACGTGCGGCTGGCGTCGGAGACGGCGCGGTTCGGGTTCGTGTTCGCGCGGCGGGGGATCGTCACCGAGGCGGCGTCGAGCTGGTTCCTGCCCAGGATCGTGGGCATCGCGCAGGCCATGGAGTGGGCGGCGACGGGCCGGGTCTTCCCCGCGTCGGAGGCGCTGGAGGGGCGGCTGGTCTCGCGCGTCTACCCGCAGGACGAGCTGCTGCCGGCGGCGTACGCGCTGGCCCGCGAGATCGCCGACAACACCTCGGGTGTCTCCGTGGCGGCCATCCGGCGGTTGATGTGGTCGGGGCTGTCGGCGGCCTCGCCCTGGGAGGCGCACGCGGCCGACTCCCGCCTCATGGCCGAGCTGGGCGGCGGAGCCGACGCGGTGGAGGGGGTGACGGCCTTCCTCGAGAAGCGGCAGGCGGACTTCCCGATGAAGGTGAGCCAGGATCTGCCGCCCGGTGTGCCGTCGTGGCCGGACGATCCCTATGGTGTCTAG